The Chloroherpetonaceae bacterium genome window below encodes:
- a CDS encoding 2,3,4,5-tetrahydropyridine-2,6-dicarboxylate N-succinyltransferase, with the protein MHNLSNLKEVIEKLALLPLEELKRQTDARIYFSEFLNRLNKGELRAAEKIGDSWQVNQWVKQGILLGFRLGEMRKIEVGTEPKQLTFIDKDTYPVRHYSEIDKVRIVPGGTSVRSGAYLSTSVVVMPPAYINVGAFVDEGTMIDSHALVGSCAQIGKRVHLSAASQIGGVLEPIGAMPVIIEDDVMIGGNCGIYEGTIVCEKAVIGTGVILNGSTPVYDIVNGNILRKMQDSPLIIPRGAVVVAGSRGIKNTFALEHNLSIYTPIIIKYRDSKTDKATSLEDLLR; encoded by the coding sequence ATGCACAATTTATCAAACCTTAAAGAAGTTATTGAAAAGCTTGCTTTACTACCACTTGAAGAACTAAAGCGTCAAACCGATGCTCGTATCTATTTTAGTGAGTTCTTAAACCGATTAAATAAGGGTGAATTGCGAGCGGCTGAAAAGATTGGAGACAGTTGGCAGGTAAACCAATGGGTTAAGCAAGGAATTCTTTTGGGTTTTAGACTTGGAGAAATGAGAAAAATTGAAGTTGGGACTGAACCAAAGCAATTGACATTCATTGACAAGGATACTTATCCAGTTCGGCATTACTCTGAAATTGATAAAGTTAGAATAGTACCGGGTGGGACGTCCGTGAGAAGCGGTGCTTATTTATCAACCTCAGTTGTGGTGATGCCGCCAGCTTATATCAATGTTGGGGCGTTCGTTGATGAGGGAACAATGATTGATTCACATGCGTTGGTTGGAAGTTGCGCCCAAATTGGAAAAAGGGTGCATCTCTCTGCAGCATCTCAAATAGGAGGTGTCCTAGAGCCAATTGGAGCAATGCCAGTAATCATAGAAGATGATGTGATGATTGGGGGGAATTGCGGGATTTATGAAGGAACAATTGTGTGTGAAAAAGCAGTGATTGGAACCGGTGTTATTCTTAATGGTTCAACCCCAGTTTATGATATTGTTAATGGCAACATTCTTCGAAAAATGCAGGATTCGCCGTTGATTATTCCAAGAGGTGCAGTTGTTGTAGCAGGTTCTCGAGGGATCAAAAACACTTTTGCGTTGGAACACAATCTTTCGATTTACACCCCAATTATTATCAAATATCGTGATTCGAAAACCGATAAAGCCACGAGCTTAGAAGATTTGCTTCGATAG
- a CDS encoding glycosyltransferase family 9 protein, which yields MAVGGIGDAILFVPVLEQFRKKFSDRKVVLLTNHHSAGSKIYETQRHLFDELLTFSVLPENWKVAFKLNLKLIQFSFEEVFITYLSSQSIFFILPGLVTGRKQTVGLVKEYGWTWFYSFLFTNHYLLERASEKRSEFEFNKLLLGEDVLLEMNWQLMIPESYKIKAKTWMNENSVRSGSFLTVHAGSFSSQDYKRYPLERLAKVLDNLSENFETIVLLGTPSEEDIYQPLTMMSKASLIGCFNQDLYTVASIIEHSSLFLGNDSGLGHLALLLNRPSVRIFGPSFYYGFKKWKEGPFIDIWQPIECSPCLRLGMLEKEGINAFTCGHRNCLNQIEPESVTIAAKKLIRG from the coding sequence GTGGCAGTTGGAGGAATAGGTGATGCTATTCTATTTGTTCCGGTTTTAGAGCAATTCAGAAAAAAGTTTTCTGATAGAAAAGTAGTACTTCTTACAAATCACCACTCAGCGGGTTCAAAGATTTATGAAACTCAGCGTCACCTATTTGATGAACTACTCACTTTTAGTGTTTTACCCGAGAATTGGAAAGTGGCTTTTAAGTTGAATTTGAAACTCATTCAATTTTCATTTGAAGAGGTTTTTATAACTTACCTTTCTTCTCAGAGTATATTTTTTATTCTTCCCGGATTGGTTACAGGTAGGAAACAAACAGTGGGGTTGGTCAAAGAGTACGGTTGGACTTGGTTTTATAGCTTCTTATTTACAAATCATTATCTTCTCGAAAGAGCAAGTGAGAAACGAAGTGAATTTGAATTCAATAAACTCTTATTAGGGGAAGATGTTTTACTTGAAATGAATTGGCAATTGATGATTCCAGAATCATACAAGATAAAAGCTAAAACTTGGATGAATGAGAATTCAGTTCGCTCTGGAAGTTTTTTGACCGTTCATGCGGGTTCGTTTTCTTCACAAGATTACAAACGATATCCTTTGGAGAGACTGGCAAAAGTACTTGATAATCTTTCTGAAAATTTTGAAACTATTGTGTTATTGGGGACCCCGTCAGAAGAAGATATCTATCAACCTTTAACAATGATGTCTAAAGCAAGTCTTATTGGATGTTTCAATCAAGATTTATATACAGTAGCTTCTATCATCGAACATTCATCATTATTTCTTGGGAACGATAGTGGGTTAGGACATCTTGCCTTGTTACTAAATCGGCCTTCGGTAAGAATTTTTGGACCTTCATTTTATTATGGATTTAAGAAATGGAAAGAAGGGCCATTTATTGATATTTGGCAACCGATCGAATGCTCTCCTTGCTTAAGATTAGGAATGCTTGAAAAAGAAGGAATAAACGCCTTTACTTGTGGTCATCGAAATTGCTTAAACCAGATTGAACCTGAATCTGTTACGATTGCAGCAAAAAAACTAATCCGAGGGTAA
- a CDS encoding class I SAM-dependent methyltransferase, with protein MEIKCRLCQSNRIKQKFKIQSYPIYSCLHCDAEFTERLSDESLIRAQEEAFDDTHFSNSVNKNVIRYWRREAKFVSRLSKEKGSVLDIGCNDGLFLSFWDQGWQKFGIELAPTVATIAEQKGIKVFQKPLEECVFEENSFDVISMYMIIEHLDDPYHSIRMISKWLKKNGILVILTGATNALKAKLKGEKWMMYTPPIHQFFFSEKSLQYLLNENGFQIERKKYTYGGMTEFKIKPLRIAEHLIGMTLAELPINQIPLYDHLYLYARKQ; from the coding sequence ATGGAAATTAAATGCCGTTTGTGTCAATCAAATCGAATAAAGCAAAAGTTTAAGATTCAATCCTATCCCATTTATTCTTGCCTTCATTGCGACGCAGAATTCACAGAGAGACTTAGTGATGAGAGTTTAATTAGGGCTCAGGAAGAAGCATTTGACGATACCCATTTTAGCAATTCTGTAAATAAAAATGTGATTCGCTATTGGAGGAGAGAAGCGAAATTTGTTTCACGACTTTCCAAAGAGAAAGGAAGTGTTTTGGATATCGGATGCAATGATGGTTTATTTTTATCATTTTGGGATCAAGGCTGGCAAAAATTCGGAATTGAACTTGCTCCTACAGTAGCGACTATTGCGGAGCAGAAAGGAATCAAAGTTTTTCAAAAACCATTGGAGGAATGTGTATTTGAAGAAAATAGTTTTGATGTTATTTCGATGTACATGATAATTGAGCATCTTGATGACCCTTACCATTCTATTCGGATGATAAGCAAATGGTTGAAAAAAAATGGGATTTTAGTTATTCTAACCGGAGCAACAAATGCGCTTAAAGCAAAACTAAAAGGCGAAAAATGGATGATGTACACTCCTCCAATCCACCAATTCTTTTTTTCAGAAAAATCTCTTCAATATCTCTTAAATGAAAACGGTTTTCAAATCGAAAGGAAGAAATATACCTATGGTGGTATGACAGAATTTAAGATTAAGCCTCTTAGAATTGCAGAGCATCTGATTGGAATGACCCTTGCAGAATTACCCATAAATCAAATCCCTCTTTATGATCATCTCTATCTTTACGCAAGGAAGCAATGA
- a CDS encoding glycosyltransferase family 4 protein, with product MTKKKILLICPYLTATYIQNDLANLRKKFDIEVIDLSKVLFPKKVSIAIFAYYKILCWKPDAVWIYISIPLVSFLVIPLSKILNKKVFVITGGYEISYEPSIDWGEMKHPIQRFFQRFGLRFADAIFPYSNYSSKDVQKYSGSKNIKTIYFGVDSGYFSPSNTVRKQDLVVSVCATVADYSVRQKGVLTLIEAAKRLPDVQFVIIGKVDNSAKRVVDDKPSNMIFAGRVSDNELLRFYQKAKVYAQLSAHEGFGIANIEAMSCECLSLVTPVSALPEITSDAGLYAPFGDVDATVKAIQQALLRDDLRKKGRERVVENFQSAKRDQQLIEEVEKLLS from the coding sequence ATGACCAAAAAGAAAATTCTTCTCATATGCCCATATCTTACTGCCACATATATTCAAAACGACTTAGCGAATCTTAGAAAAAAATTTGACATTGAAGTAATTGATCTCAGTAAAGTTCTCTTTCCAAAAAAAGTTTCAATCGCGATTTTTGCCTATTATAAAATTTTATGCTGGAAACCTGATGCAGTTTGGATTTACATCTCTATCCCACTTGTGTCTTTTTTGGTTATTCCGCTTTCAAAGATCCTCAATAAAAAAGTATTTGTAATTACCGGTGGATATGAGATTTCCTATGAACCATCGATTGATTGGGGTGAAATGAAGCACCCGATACAACGTTTTTTTCAGAGATTTGGATTGAGATTCGCAGATGCCATATTTCCTTACTCAAATTACTCCTCAAAAGATGTTCAAAAGTACTCTGGTTCAAAAAATATCAAAACCATTTACTTTGGCGTTGATTCAGGATATTTTTCACCTTCAAATACGGTTAGGAAGCAAGATTTGGTTGTTTCTGTTTGTGCAACAGTAGCGGACTACTCGGTTCGTCAAAAAGGCGTTCTAACACTGATTGAAGCGGCGAAGAGATTGCCGGATGTTCAGTTTGTGATTATCGGGAAGGTTGACAATTCAGCGAAAAGGGTTGTTGATGATAAACCATCAAATATGATCTTTGCAGGGAGAGTGAGTGATAATGAACTTTTGAGATTTTATCAAAAAGCGAAAGTTTACGCACAGCTTTCTGCACATGAAGGGTTTGGAATAGCAAATATTGAAGCAATGAGCTGTGAATGTTTGTCACTTGTTACTCCGGTTTCAGCCCTTCCTGAAATTACTTCCGATGCAGGGCTTTACGCTCCTTTTGGGGATGTCGATGCTACTGTTAAAGCGATTCAACAAGCGTTGCTTAGAGACGATTTAAGAAAAAAAGGTCGTGAAAGGGTAGTTGAAAATTTTCAGTCTGCGAAGAGAGATCAACAGTTAATTGAAGAAGTCGAAAAACTTTTATCATAA
- a CDS encoding DUF374 domain-containing protein produces MQSILSYIFLPALIWLLFKSLRFDKKNFTAFSDEISLSHKHKERGNLPIIFAFWHGKMLTGWLISKKINQKMGRKKGFAVVSLSKDGSMLAGALSALGFDLIRGSSSRGKEEMVHELKTALSEGHTVFITPDGPRGPREIYKYGSFRLASECKASVVFLKITHKNCWVLKKSWDQFEIPKPFSTVYVSIKQISDLEFSSEASLRLFTESFQNEIKSLP; encoded by the coding sequence ATGCAATCAATTCTAAGCTATATTTTCCTCCCAGCACTCATTTGGCTTCTCTTTAAGAGTTTACGGTTTGACAAAAAGAACTTTACCGCATTTTCAGACGAAATTAGCCTATCCCATAAACACAAGGAAAGAGGGAATCTACCCATCATCTTTGCTTTCTGGCACGGCAAAATGCTGACAGGTTGGCTTATATCAAAAAAAATCAACCAGAAGATGGGTCGTAAAAAAGGATTTGCTGTTGTTAGTTTATCAAAAGATGGTAGTATGCTCGCCGGTGCGCTGAGCGCATTAGGGTTTGATTTGATACGAGGTTCAAGTTCACGAGGGAAGGAAGAAATGGTACACGAATTGAAAACCGCGCTGAGTGAGGGTCATACTGTTTTTATTACTCCCGACGGACCTCGCGGCCCAAGAGAAATCTACAAATATGGTTCATTTCGCTTGGCTTCTGAATGCAAAGCATCCGTTGTATTTCTAAAAATCACACATAAAAACTGCTGGGTTTTGAAGAAAAGTTGGGATCAGTTTGAAATACCTAAACCGTTTTCCACAGTTTATGTGTCAATAAAACAGATCTCTGATTTAGAATTTTCAAGTGAAGCTTCGTTGCGTCTTTTTACAGAGTCCTTTCAAAACGAAATCAAAAGCCTTCCCTAA
- the lon gene encoding endopeptidase La, which translates to MDKEYRDNPLDEPTATGLLDSLAKAVPQSVEPPSFEPHLEGDIPVLPLRNTVLFPDVIIPVSVGRKKSIAVLENLGSRKTVVFTSQKDSEKGDPKADDLYRIGTVGLILKSLKMPDGSMNIIVQGLRTVGINQFTQIEPFFSASVTPIEMRETMSQELGAYARTIKQVASQVIELSPNIPSEASYAVQNIESTPFLIHFLASNLNVNSSEKQAILELSSYADRADKLIEYLSREVKVLELSKQIQTKVKLDMDKVQREFYLRQQLKTIQNELGEFDGQVQETNKFKELLAKKNLSKETQEIVEKEIERLARIPQASPDYGVTRTYLETILALPWNEYTATKINLKEAGRILNEDHYGLEKVKQRILEYLAVLKLKSNMKAPILCFLGPPGVGKTSLGKSIARALGRKFVRISLGGVRDESEIRGHRRTYIGAMPGRIIQGLRRAGSSDAVFMLDEIDKIGHDHRGDPSSALLEVLDPAQNSTFSDHYLEIAYDLSRVMFIATANTLDSLSAPLRDRMEVININGYTDFEKLHIANQYLIPRQMEEHGIKSDFFELDNASVLKIINSYTREAGVRNLEREIAGICRSVAKDIAFQLDDDESATPIKIQVKTDDLKKYLGLEKFYPEVSEPVTMPGVAVGLAWTAVGGDILFIESTVTKGSGRLILTGQLGDVMRESAQAALSYLKSCAEYFKIPDEAFKYWDVHLHIPQGAIPKDGPSAGVTILTSLASIFTQRNVKGKIAMTGEITLRGHILPVGGIKSKILAASRAGITEILLPERNRNEILEAQETAKDMLNGMSFKFFDEMDDLLDYVLEPISEEEALARYLPPQPEPEAPIQNEEELHTNKESVAAKKGDQMIRFE; encoded by the coding sequence ATGGATAAAGAATACCGCGATAATCCGCTTGATGAGCCAACAGCAACGGGTCTATTGGATAGCTTAGCAAAAGCTGTCCCGCAGTCTGTTGAACCACCCTCATTTGAACCTCATCTTGAAGGCGATATCCCTGTATTGCCATTACGAAATACAGTACTTTTTCCTGATGTAATTATCCCTGTCAGCGTTGGGAGAAAAAAATCAATTGCCGTTTTAGAAAACTTAGGTTCCAGAAAAACCGTGGTGTTTACTTCTCAGAAGGATTCAGAAAAAGGCGACCCAAAAGCCGATGACTTATATCGAATTGGAACAGTGGGGCTTATTTTGAAATCCCTTAAAATGCCCGATGGAAGTATGAACATTATTGTTCAAGGGCTTAGGACTGTTGGAATTAATCAATTCACACAAATTGAACCCTTCTTTTCAGCGAGTGTCACGCCCATTGAAATGAGAGAAACAATGTCTCAGGAGTTGGGTGCTTATGCAAGAACAATTAAACAAGTTGCCTCGCAAGTAATTGAGCTTTCGCCAAACATTCCAAGCGAAGCAAGCTATGCTGTTCAAAACATTGAAAGTACTCCATTTCTGATTCACTTTTTGGCTTCAAACCTCAATGTAAATTCGAGCGAAAAACAGGCGATTCTTGAGCTTTCGAGTTATGCTGACCGAGCCGATAAACTTATTGAGTATTTGAGCCGAGAGGTGAAAGTATTGGAACTTTCGAAACAAATCCAAACCAAGGTAAAACTTGATATGGATAAAGTTCAACGAGAATTTTACCTCAGGCAGCAATTAAAAACGATTCAAAATGAACTTGGAGAATTTGACGGTCAAGTTCAGGAAACAAACAAATTCAAAGAGCTTTTAGCCAAAAAAAATCTTTCAAAAGAAACGCAAGAGATTGTCGAAAAGGAAATTGAAAGACTTGCACGCATTCCACAAGCCTCTCCAGATTATGGCGTTACAAGAACATACCTTGAAACGATTCTTGCATTACCTTGGAATGAATACACGGCTACAAAAATAAATCTGAAAGAAGCAGGACGAATTCTTAATGAAGATCATTATGGGCTTGAAAAAGTAAAGCAACGCATTTTAGAATACTTAGCTGTTCTGAAGTTAAAGTCTAACATGAAAGCCCCGATTCTATGCTTTTTAGGACCACCGGGTGTTGGAAAAACATCGCTCGGAAAATCAATTGCACGCGCTTTGGGAAGAAAATTTGTAAGAATTTCTTTGGGCGGCGTTCGAGATGAATCAGAAATTCGGGGACATCGAAGAACTTACATCGGCGCGATGCCCGGCAGAATCATTCAAGGTCTTCGCCGCGCCGGTTCAAGCGATGCAGTTTTTATGCTTGATGAAATTGATAAAATTGGTCACGATCATCGTGGCGATCCATCTTCTGCTTTGCTTGAAGTATTAGACCCGGCACAAAACAGCACCTTCAGCGATCATTACCTTGAAATCGCTTATGATCTTTCTCGGGTCATGTTTATCGCAACAGCCAATACGCTTGATAGCCTATCTGCACCATTGCGAGATAGAATGGAGGTTATTAATATCAATGGTTACACCGATTTTGAAAAACTTCACATTGCGAATCAGTACTTAATTCCACGCCAAATGGAAGAGCACGGCATTAAATCGGATTTTTTCGAATTGGATAATGCGTCTGTTTTGAAAATTATTAACTCTTACACCCGTGAAGCCGGTGTTCGAAACCTTGAAAGGGAAATCGCCGGAATCTGCCGCTCAGTTGCGAAGGATATTGCATTCCAACTTGATGATGATGAATCAGCTACTCCAATTAAAATTCAAGTCAAAACTGATGATTTGAAAAAATACTTAGGGCTCGAAAAGTTTTATCCTGAAGTCTCTGAGCCTGTAACAATGCCCGGGGTTGCTGTCGGTTTAGCGTGGACGGCTGTCGGCGGAGATATACTCTTTATCGAATCGACCGTTACGAAAGGTTCTGGTAGGTTGATATTGACCGGTCAATTGGGTGATGTCATGCGCGAATCCGCTCAAGCTGCTTTAAGTTATTTGAAGTCTTGTGCGGAGTATTTCAAGATTCCCGATGAAGCGTTTAAGTACTGGGATGTTCACTTGCATATTCCGCAAGGGGCAATTCCAAAGGACGGTCCATCTGCCGGAGTTACGATATTAACTTCATTAGCTTCAATCTTTACACAGCGAAATGTGAAGGGTAAAATTGCGATGACCGGAGAAATCACTTTAAGAGGACATATTTTACCTGTCGGTGGAATAAAATCAAAAATCTTAGCAGCCTCAAGAGCAGGCATTACAGAAATTCTACTTCCCGAACGAAATAGAAATGAAATACTTGAGGCTCAAGAAACGGCGAAAGATATGTTGAATGGAATGTCTTTCAAGTTTTTTGATGAGATGGATGATTTGCTTGATTACGTGCTTGAACCTATTTCTGAAGAAGAAGCACTCGCACGCTATTTGCCGCCTCAACCAGAACCGGAAGCGCCTATTCAAAATGAAGAGGAATTGCACACAAATAAGGAATCAGTTGCTGCAAAAAAAGGTGATCAAATGATTCGTTTTGAGTGA
- a CDS encoding DUF4249 domain-containing protein, which yields MFIRNTTLLLFLIFLMASCERVVDIPLNIATPRLVIEGNLEARGLESDSSFQQLFLRLSGDFYEPQITPVSNAVVSVLTPDGTEVFYVYQPRDSSYITNSLTPKSGKVYTLKILYQGEEYRVSDTVSAIIPIDSLYFGFQKETAFGDAGIVSLVDFKDPIQSENYYWFRLFRNDSSTFRVDPGNRFRALLRDQFINGQVIRGLPPADNEAFFQVGDKAELKLSNISKRQYEFLTTLYRSSPPGAFDPPPAPIRSNVSNVTNPSNAPLGFFGFIGVSRRIQTVPDSVQNLP from the coding sequence ATGTTTATACGCAACACAACTTTGCTCCTTTTCTTGATTTTCTTGATGGCTTCCTGCGAAAGGGTGGTTGATATTCCTTTGAATATTGCTACCCCTCGCCTTGTTATTGAAGGAAATTTAGAAGCAAGGGGATTAGAATCAGATTCATCATTTCAACAGCTATTTTTAAGGCTTAGTGGGGATTTTTATGAACCCCAAATCACTCCGGTTAGCAATGCGGTTGTTAGTGTTTTGACACCTGATGGAACAGAGGTGTTCTATGTCTATCAGCCACGAGATAGCTCTTATATCACCAATTCCCTTACTCCAAAATCAGGAAAAGTATATACGCTTAAAATTCTTTATCAAGGCGAGGAGTATCGGGTCAGTGATACGGTTTCAGCAATTATTCCGATTGATTCACTTTATTTTGGGTTTCAAAAGGAAACGGCTTTTGGAGATGCTGGGATTGTTTCTTTGGTAGATTTCAAAGATCCCATTCAATCGGAAAACTATTATTGGTTTCGACTTTTTAGAAATGATTCCTCAACCTTTCGAGTAGATCCCGGTAACCGATTTCGCGCCTTACTTCGCGATCAATTTATTAATGGGCAAGTTATAAGAGGATTACCGCCGGCGGATAACGAAGCCTTTTTCCAAGTCGGGGATAAAGCTGAGTTAAAACTTTCAAATATCTCGAAGAGGCAATATGAATTTCTTACCACACTTTATCGAAGTTCGCCTCCCGGCGCATTTGACCCGCCTCCGGCACCCATCAGGTCTAATGTTTCGAATGTCACGAACCCTTCAAATGCACCATTAGGTTTTTTTGGGTTTATCGGTGTTTCAAGAAGAATACAAACTGTTCCGGATTCAGTTCAAAATTTACCATAA
- a CDS encoding TonB-dependent receptor — protein MQKHQKNPFYTLTSLSSHSSFPHLRPALLIIILISYFFSFVSLLAQETISISGKVRDKETGEDLIGAQVFAKDIGKGVITNAYGYYSLSIPKGNILLIVRYAGYQEFKKSIEFINDQTLNIELLPLTSSAEEIVVEATKKNENVTSTEMSTVQVSIEQLKRIPVVLGETDVLRTLTLLPGITVQTEGGTGFNVRGGSTDQNLILLDEATIYNASHLFGFFSVFNSDAIKDFKLYKAGIPASFGGRLSSVLDVRQRDGNVKSISGIGGLGLISSRLLLEGPLFSEKGSFMIAGRRSYADIFLPLSSDESIRNNIAYFYDLNLKLNYELGENDRVFLSGYFGRDNFEIAEIFGNGYGNSTLTLRWNHLFGKKLFSNFSAIYNNYDYELRNLTPASAFEIQSNIISYTLKADFTFYMNDTHKIDFGAETLHYNFVPGNVVPIRGSNVRNTSLDRRYAYEGALYVTDEFTLNSQLTIDFGLRFNYFSRVGEEVERQYLNDKPLVYNPSLGTYDDGIVIGEKRFTQNQALANFSGFEPRISLRYLINDDISIKASYNRTRQNLHLISNSASPTPLDLWTPSSRYISPQIADLIALGWFQNFNDDEFEFSIETYFKYLGNVIDFVDGANLIANNFIETEVLRGLGRAYGLELFIKKNKGDLTGWVSYSLGRTERLISGTDGGVGINNGNWYPSNFDKTHNLSVVGTYQLSKRWSVSSVFVFSSGAPINYPVGRYQFSNLIVALYDGSRNQQRLPSYHRLDVSFRYDSEATEGFRSAWVFGIYNLYNRLNAASIVFRENEDTPGQTQAIQTSFFGIVPSVTWEFKF, from the coding sequence ATGCAAAAACACCAAAAAAATCCTTTTTATACCCTTACTTCCCTTTCAAGCCATTCATCGTTTCCACATTTGAGACCAGCGCTTCTCATTATCATCTTGATCTCGTATTTCTTTTCGTTTGTCTCATTACTTGCTCAAGAGACTATTTCAATAAGCGGTAAAGTTCGAGATAAAGAAACCGGTGAAGATCTTATTGGCGCACAGGTTTTCGCGAAAGACATCGGGAAAGGCGTTATCACCAATGCTTATGGATATTATTCACTCTCGATTCCAAAAGGTAATATTCTCTTGATTGTTCGATATGCCGGTTATCAGGAGTTCAAAAAGTCAATTGAGTTTATTAACGATCAAACACTCAATATTGAGTTATTGCCGCTTACTTCGTCGGCAGAGGAAATCGTGGTTGAAGCCACAAAGAAAAATGAAAATGTTACCAGTACAGAAATGAGTACTGTTCAGGTTTCAATCGAACAGTTGAAACGAATTCCTGTGGTTTTGGGCGAAACGGATGTCTTGAGAACCCTTACCCTTTTACCGGGAATCACCGTTCAAACCGAAGGAGGAACCGGGTTTAATGTTCGAGGGGGAAGTACCGATCAAAACCTTATCCTTTTAGATGAAGCCACCATTTACAACGCATCTCACCTTTTTGGATTTTTCTCAGTTTTTAATTCAGACGCGATAAAAGACTTCAAATTGTACAAAGCAGGAATTCCCGCTTCGTTTGGTGGTCGACTGTCGTCCGTTTTAGATGTTCGTCAACGAGACGGAAATGTAAAGTCCATCAGTGGAATTGGTGGCCTTGGGCTTATCAGTAGTCGTTTACTCCTTGAAGGGCCTCTCTTTTCTGAAAAAGGCTCATTTATGATTGCAGGCAGGCGCTCTTACGCTGATATATTCCTTCCGCTTTCGAGCGATGAGAGTATCCGAAATAATATCGCCTATTTCTACGACTTGAATCTGAAACTCAATTATGAACTTGGAGAAAATGACCGGGTTTTTCTATCTGGGTATTTTGGTCGTGATAACTTCGAGATTGCTGAAATTTTTGGAAACGGCTACGGAAATTCAACACTGACTCTGCGCTGGAATCATCTTTTTGGAAAAAAACTCTTTTCAAATTTTTCAGCGATTTATAATAATTATGATTACGAATTGCGCAATCTCACGCCGGCTTCAGCCTTTGAAATTCAATCCAATATTATCAGCTATACCCTCAAGGCAGACTTCACCTTTTACATGAACGATACACACAAAATTGACTTTGGTGCCGAAACGTTGCATTACAATTTTGTTCCCGGAAATGTTGTTCCGATTCGCGGTTCTAATGTTCGAAATACCTCTCTTGACCGACGATATGCGTATGAAGGAGCACTTTATGTTACTGACGAATTTACCCTTAATTCACAATTAACGATTGATTTTGGACTTCGCTTTAATTATTTCTCACGGGTTGGTGAAGAAGTTGAACGACAATATTTGAATGATAAACCTTTGGTTTATAATCCCTCATTGGGCACCTATGACGACGGTATCGTGATTGGTGAAAAACGCTTTACTCAAAATCAAGCCCTTGCAAACTTTAGCGGTTTTGAGCCTCGCATTTCTTTGCGTTATCTCATCAATGACGACATATCGATCAAAGCGAGTTATAACAGAACACGTCAGAATCTTCATTTAATTTCTAACTCCGCCTCTCCGACACCTTTGGATTTGTGGACACCAAGCAGTCGATACATATCACCTCAGATTGCCGATCTAATTGCTCTCGGATGGTTTCAAAATTTTAATGACGATGAATTTGAATTTTCGATAGAAACTTATTTCAAATACTTAGGAAATGTAATTGATTTTGTAGACGGTGCAAATCTTATTGCAAATAACTTCATCGAAACCGAAGTCCTTCGTGGCCTTGGAAGAGCTTATGGTTTGGAACTCTTTATTAAAAAGAATAAAGGAGATTTAACAGGTTGGGTGAGTTACAGTTTAGGCCGAACCGAGCGATTAATTTCAGGTACAGATGGCGGGGTAGGAATCAATAATGGAAATTGGTATCCCTCAAACTTTGATAAAACACACAATCTCTCTGTGGTTGGAACATATCAACTTTCCAAAAGATGGTCTGTTTCGAGTGTTTTTGTTTTTAGTTCCGGAGCGCCAATTAACTACCCTGTCGGCCGTTATCAATTTAGCAATTTGATTGTCGCTCTATACGATGGAAGTAGGAATCAACAGAGGCTTCCATCTTATCACCGACTGGATGTTTCATTTCGATATGACAGTGAGGCTACGGAAGGATTCAGATCGGCGTGGGTTTTCGGAATCTATAATCTTTACAATCGGCTGAATGCTGCTTCAATTGTATTTCGTGAAAACGAAGACACTCCGGGTCAAACACAAGCCATTCAAACTTCATTTTTTGGTATTGTTCCTAGTGTGACTTGGGAATTCAAATTTTAA